Proteins encoded together in one Carya illinoinensis cultivar Pawnee chromosome 3, C.illinoinensisPawnee_v1, whole genome shotgun sequence window:
- the LOC122305333 gene encoding 11S globulin encodes MITMPKPILLSISLCLVVLVNRCLAQSGGRQQPRFGECQLKRLDALEPSNRIEAEAGVIESWDPNNQQFQCAGVAVVRRTIEPNGLLLPQYSNAPQLFYIVKGRGITGALFPGCPETFEESQQGQSRIRPSFRTTSFPRDRHQKIRHFREGDVIAIPAGVAHWCYNDGDTPVVIVALMDTANNANQLDQNPRNFYLAGNPDDEFRPQGQQEYEQHRRQQQHQQRHGEPGQQQRGSGNNVFSGFDAEFLADAFNVDIETARRLQSNHDDRRSIVKVEGNLQVIRPRWSREEQEREDRRERQRELDLERERRQSRRTGGRFDNGLEETVCTLRLRENIGDPSRADIYTEQAGRISTVNSKNLPILGWLQLSAERGALYSDALYVPHWNLNAHSVVYAIRGRAEIQVVDNYGQTVFDDDLREGQLLIIPQNFGVVKRATEEGFEWVAFKTNEDAMISPLVGRTSAIRAIPEEVLANAFQIPREDARRLKFSSQETFLARSRSRSRPSSTDIRRVVEA; translated from the exons ATGATCACCATGCCGAAGCCCATCCTGCTATCAATTTCTCTATGCCTTGTTGTGCTCGTCAATCGTTGCCTTGCTCAAAGTGGCGGGCGGCAACAACCACGATTTGGCGAGTGCCAACTCAAGAGGCTGGATGCCCTTGAACCCAGTAATCGTATTGAGGCTGAGGCCGGTGTGATCGAGTCCTGGGACCCCAACAACCAGCAATTCCAGTGCGCTGGGGTTGCCGTTGTTCGACGTACCATTGAGCCCAATGGTCTTCTCTTGCCTCAATACAGCAATGCTCCTCAACTCTTCTACATTGTCAAAG GTAGGGGTATCACTGGGGCTCTATTTCCTGGGTGTCCTGAAACATTTGAAGAATCTCAACAAGGACAGAGCCGGATCCGACCCAGCTTTAGAACAACCAGCTTCCCAAGAGACCGACACCAGAAGATTCGCCATTTCCGAGAGGGCGACGTAATCGCAATCCCGGCCGGAGTAGCCCATTGGTGCTACAATGATGGAGATACCCCAGTAGTTATAGTTGCTCTCATGGACACCGCCAACAATGCCAACCAGCTTGACCAGAACCCGAGA AATTTCTACCTTGCTGGGAACCCCGACGACGAATTTCGGCCACAAGGGCAGCAGGAATACGAGCAGCACCGCCGCCAGCAACAACATCAACAACGCCATGGTGAGCCTGGCCAGCAACAGAGGGGCTCAGGCAACAATGTCTTCAGTGGCTTCGATGCTGAGTTTTTGGCGGACGCTTTCAACGTGGATATTGAGACGGCCAGAAGGCTTCAAAGCAACCATGACGACAGGAGGAGCATAGTGAAAGTGGAAGGCAACCTTCAAGTGATCAGGCCCCGATGGTCACGGGAGGAGCAGGAGAGAGAGGATAGGCGAGAAAGGCAACGAGAGTTAGATTTGGAACGCGAGCGCCGCCAGAGTCGACGTACTGGTGGACGTTTCGATAATGGGCTGGAGGAGACTGTCTGCACCTTGAGGTTGAGGGAGAACATCGGCGATCCTTCACGTGCAGACATTTACACCGAACAAGCAGGTCGCATCAGCACCGTCAACAGCAAAAACCTTCCAATCCTGGGCTGGCTGCAACTCAGTGCCGAGAGGGGAGCTCTCTACAGT GATGCTCTGTATGTTCCACACTGGAACCTAAACGCCCACAGCGTGGTCTACGCGATAAGGGGTCGTGCCGAAATTCAGGTGGTGGACAACTATGGCCAGACAGTGTTCGATGATGACCTTAGAGAGGGTCAGCTCTTGATCATTCCACAGAACTTCGGGGTTGTGAAAAGAGCAACGGAGGAGGGTTTCGAGTGGGTTGCGTTCAAGACAAATGAGGATGCGATGATTAGTCCCCTTGTAGGCAGAACTTCAGCTATCAGGGCCATACCGGAGGAAGTGCTGGCCAACGCCTTCCAAATTCCGAGAGAGGATGCAAGGAGGCTCAAATTTTCCAGCCAGGAGACCTTTCTGGCTCGCTCAAGGTCAAGGTCAAGGCCGTCTTCTACTGACATCAGGAGGGTGGTGGAAGCTTAA
- the LOC122305334 gene encoding patellin-4-like yields MEGKKETRHNENEHEKETGQEDEIAYADEMKSKKKNELLQFRRKVEEAIIGNYLLGKPGKNPSATQANPKTKEQLRDITIWGVPLLPSKGHAGTDVVLLKFLRARDFKVQDAFEMLRKTLRWRKEYKIDGILEEKLGSDLENITYFKSRDREGHPLCYVTYGALQDRELCKKAFGTEEKCRKFLRWNVKNMEKGIKKLSFSNGGRADSILYIVDLKNFQGPGMEEVCSINKKFMMLLADYYPEIIHKFIVINGPFWYYASHLLLLRSTSRRDQKNFVFASSGRVPKTLLKFIAPENLPVEYGGLKRENDEDFTPAEKASELIIRGTSITHIEFPVTEVGVTMVWDVTVVRGDVSYKEEFIPNDEGSYNILVQNRKKMGETVRNSFYISEPGRIVITIDNDTFKKKRVFYRSKTKPTNIPIYDFSSKS; encoded by the exons ATGGAGGGGAAGAAAGAGACAAGGCACAATGAGAATGAACATGAGAAAGAAACTGGTCAAGAAGATGAAATCGCTTATGCTGATGAAATGAAGagcaagaagaagaatgagttACTGCAGTTCCGTCGCAAGGTCGAAGAGGCGATTATTGGGAATTATCTTCTTGGGAAACCAGGCAAGAATCCTTCAGCTACGCAAGCAAACCCGAAGACAAAAGAACAGCTAAGAGATATTACCATTTGGGGCGTGCCTTTATTACCAAGTAAGGGTCATGCAGGGACCGATGTTGTGCTCTTGAAATTCTTGAGAGCCAGAGATTTCAAGGTGCAGGACGCTTTTGAGATGCTCCGTAAGACGCTTCGATGGCGGAAGGAATACAAGATTGATGGAATACTTGAAGAGAAGCTGGGTTCTGACCTCGAAAATATTACTTACTTCAAAAGTAGAGACAGGGAGGGCCACCCTTTGTGTTATGTTACGTATGGAGCTCTCCAGGACAGGGAATTGTGCAAGAAAGCATTTGGGACGGAAGAGAAGTGCAGGAAGTTTCTGAGGTGGAACGTGAAAAACATGGAGAAAGGAATCAAGAAACTGTCCTTCAGCAATGGAGGCCGTGCGGACTCTATTTTGTACATCGTAGATTTAAAGAATTTTCAAGGACCAGGAATGGAAGAGGTTTGTTCTATTAACAAGAAATTCATGATGCTGCTTGCAGACTATTATCCTGAGATCATCCACAAATTT ATTGTTATAAACGGACCATTTTGGTACTATGCATCCCATTTGCTGCTTTTACGGTCCACGAGTCGGAGAGACCAGAAAAATTTCGTCTTTGCCAGTTCAGGAAGAGTTCCAAAGACCCTTCTCAA gtttatagCCCCAGAAAATCTTCCAGTCGAATATGGTGGCCTCAAGAGAGAGAACGATGAGGACTTTACTCCTGCAGAGAAGGCTTCAGAGCTTATAATTAGAGGAACTTCAATTACGCATATCGAGTTTCCAGTCACTGAG GTCGGGGTGACAATGGTGTGGGATGTGACTGTAGTCAGAGGGGATGTGTCCTACAAGGAGGAATTCATTCCAAACGATGAAGGCTCGTAcaatatcttggtccaaaatcGAAAGAAAATGGGAGAGACTGTTAGAAACTCCTTCTACATCAGTGAACCTGGCAGAATAGTGATAACCATTGACAATGACACCTTCAAGAAGAAGAGAGTCTTCTACAGATCTAAAACCAAACCCACGAATATCCCTATCTACGACTTCTCAAGTAAGAGCTAG